ACATCTGGTAATTTAAGGTCGATAATTTCAACTTCGCTTTTGTCCGGAATTACTACTTTTTCCCTCATATGTCCGATTATTTCGTCTGTTAACAGAAGTACCGGCGTTCTGTATTTAACTGCTAAATTGAATGCGCGAATAGTTTCATAAAGAGATTCGTTTACGCTAGAAGGAGTAATGGCAATTATTGCGTGGTCGCCGTGGGTTCCCCATTTAGCCTGCATTATGTCGCTCTGAGACGGAAGCGTCGGCAGTCCCGTCGAAGGCCCTCCCCTCATAACGTTAACAATAACGCAAGGTATTTCGCACATAGAAGCATAGCCGATGTTTTCCTGTTTAAGAGACATACCTGGTCCGGATGTTGCCGTAATAGCTTTTGCGCCTCCGAGAGCTGCTCCTAAAACCGCTCCCAAAGCAGCGATTTCGTCTTCCATCTGAAGAAAGACTTTTCCAATTTTTGGCAGTTTGCTTGATAAAAATTCCGCTACTTCCGAAGAAGGAGTAATAGGGTATCCCGCAAAAAAATCACATCCGGCAATGATTGCGCCTTCCGCAACCGCTTCGTTTCCCTGCATTAATTTTATATTCTTGCTCATAATTTTATTTCCCTCCGTTGTTAACTATGTTTTATTCTACGCTAATAGAAAAATCGGGACATAAGTATTCGCAAATATTGCATTTTGTGCACTTTGAAATATCTGCTACTTCGGCCACTTCTTTATTCATGACGAGGACGCCTTCCGGGCAGAACGCTACGCATATTTCGCATCCTTTGCAGTAATTAACGATTATGTCGATTTTTACGTCTTCTTTTTTTCCTTTCCCCGAAACCTCCTTTATAGTAAGATTATTTTTTGTTTTGACTTCGGTTTCTATGCCTTCGCATACAACATAGTTAGCAGGACTTAACGCCGCCGTATTATTTTCGGTTTTATTCGTTTTAATATTTTCTTTTCCGTGCACTTTAACCTCCTATAAAAAAGTTAATAAAATAATAAAATTAAATATTTAAAGCTTTTTTTACGGTTTCAGCTATAACGGAAGGATTATCGGCAATATAAATTCCGTTTTTTTCCATAGTTTTAAGTTTATCCGACGCAGTTCCTTTCCCCCCTGAAATTATTGCGCCTGCATGTCCCATTCTTTTGCCTGCCGGAGCAGTTTTACCCGCAATAAATCCAATTACGGGTTTTTTCATATGGTTTTTAACGTATTCCGAAGCTTCTTCTTCCGCCGTTCCGCCTATTTCTCCAATCATAACCACGGCATCGGTTTCAGGATCCTGTTCAAACATTTTTAAGAAAGATATAAAAGGAGAACCGATTATAGGGTCGCCCCCGATTCCTACGCATGTAGTTTCGCCGAATCCTGCTTTGGTAAGCTGATTAACGGCTTCATAAGTAAGGGTGCCGCTTCGCGACAATACTCCTACCCTGCCTTTTTTGTGAATAAAACCCGGCATTATTCCAATTTTACATTCATCCGCCGTTATAATGCCGGGGCAGTTTGGTCCAATCATCAGCGATTTTGAGCAGTTAAGCGCCGCTTTTACGTTAAGCATATCTATAACGGGTATTCCTTCGGTAATACAAACTATTAAAGGAATTTCGGCTTCTATAGCTTCTATGACTCCGGCCGCCGCGAAACCTGCAGGAACGAATACCATAGTCGCGTCGATTTTATGCTCTTTTTTAGCTTCTTTTATAGTATTGTAAACGGGAACTGAATCGTTAAATAAAGTTTTGCCTTTAAAGGGAGTTACCCCCGCCGCGACTTTGGTTCCGTATTCTATACATTTTTGCGCATGGAACGAACCTTCCTTGCCGGTTATACCCTGTACTAAAACATTCGTGTTTTTATTTACGAGAATACTCATAAAATTTAATCCTTTAATAAATTATTATTTAAAATAAAAACGTTATCAACCGTTAACTATTTTTGAAATCTTTTTTGCTCCGTCGGCAAGACTTTCAGCCGATACGAAATTCATGCCGGAATTTTCGATAATTTTTGCCGCCTCATCTGCGTTAGTCCCTTCAAGCCTTACGACGACCGGAAGTTTTAAGCCTATATTTTTAGCCGCCGATACGACGCCTTCGGCTACCATATCGCATTTTACTATGCCGCCGAAAATATTTATAAATATTCCTTTTACGTTTTTATCGGATAGAAGAATATTGAAAGCAGTTTCAACCCTTTTTGCGTCTGCGGTGCCGCCGACGTCTAAAAAATTTGCAGGAGCCGCCCCAAATTCTTTAATAGTATCCATCGTAGCCATGGCCAAACCCGCCCCGTTTACCATGCATCCCACGTTTCCGTCCAACTTGATATAATTTAGCCCTACGCTTTTTGCTTTCACTTCCAGCGGCTCTTCTTCGTCTTCGTCTATTAGATCTTTAAAATAAGGATGCCTGAAGTCTGCATTGTCATCCAATATTATTTTAGCGTCAAGCGGAATAAATTCGTCCGAGCCGGTTAAAATAAGCGGATTAATTTCAAGCATAGAGATATCTTCCGCTATAAATGCCCCGTATAAAAGATTAATAAGTTTGGAAAACCCGCCGAATAAATTTTTATCTATACCTAAAAATAAAGACATTTCAAGAATATGGTAAGATTTTAAACCATACAGCGGATTAACCGAAACCGTCAGTATTTTTTCCGGATGATTTTTAGAAACTTCTTCTATTTCCATTCCGCCTTCGGCGCTCAGAACAAATGCTATTGCCGCATTTTTTCTGTCGACGGTAAGCGATAAATAAAATTCTTTTATAATTGCGGCACCTTCTTCGACCAAAACTTTTTTGACTAATTTGCCTTCTTTGCCGGTTTGGGCCGTTACAAGATTCATCCCTATCATTTTTTCGGATATAGATTTTGCTTCGTCGGCGGATTTTGCTATCTTAACCCCGCCGCCTTTTCCCCTGCCGCCGGCATGAACCTGAGCTTTTACGACGGCTACCGAAGACGATAAAGTTTTATATGCGCTGTAAACTTCATCAGGTTTAAAGCATAAAATAGATTTAAGGGTTTTAATTCCATGCTTGTTTAATAATTCTTTTGCCTGATATTCATGAATATCCATAGTTATAGTTCCCGTATAGTTAAATTTGAATTATTGTTTTTATTAACGATATTTATCTTTATACTTCTCCCTGCCTTCTTCGTAAAGGTCTCCGCCGTAAACGTCGTTTACCACGATTGCCGGAAAATCGACGACGGTCAGCTTTCTAACTGCTTCCGACAGCAGGTCTTCATATGCTATAACTTTACTTGACGTTATCGTTTTCGATATTAAAGCTCCTGCGCCTCCGATTGCCCCAAAATAAACCGCTTTATATTTTTTTATCGCTTCTTTTACTTCGGCAGACCTTTTGCCTTTGCCTATCATCCCTTTTAAGCCGTGTTCTAATAGAAGCGGAGCATACTTATCCATTCTGTAGCTGGTGGTCGGTCCTGCAGAGCCGATAACTTCCCCCGGTTTTTCAGGAGTCGGACCAACGTAGTAAATTATCTGACCTTTAAGTTCAAAAGGAAGGGGTTTATTTTCTTCGATAAGTTTGACTAACCTGGAATGAGCCGCATCTCTCGCCGTATAGATAGTTCCGTTGATAAGAACCTCATCGCCGGTTTTTAACTTCGATATAATTTCGTCGTCTAAAGGGGCAGTTATTTTTATTAGGCTCATTTTTTTAAATTTATTATAATTAATTAATAGTTTAATAATATAACTATAAAATAATTTCCGAATGTCTGTGGGAATGACATTCGACGTTAAGCGCTACCGGCATGCTGGCAATGTGGCAAGGTTCTTTTGTTATATGAACCCCTAAAACGGTGCAAACTCCGCCGAATCCCATAGGTCCCGTTCCGATATTATTAATTTTTTCAAATATAATTTTTTCCATTTCCGCCAATTCCGGATCGGCATTAGGCTCGTTTAATTTTCTAAAAAGCGACTTTTTTGCAAGAATAGCCGACCTTTCAAAATTTCCTCCTATGCCGATTCCGACTATATTAGGAGGACATGGATTAGGTCCGGCCGAACGCATTGTTTCGACCGCAAAGTCGATTATTCCGTCTTTTCCGTCGGAAGGGCGCATCATTTTAAGGGCGCTCATGTTTTCGCTGCCGCCGCCTTTTGCGGCATACATTATTTTAATTTTTTCGCCGTCCGTAAATTCGTAATGAATTATCGCGGGGGTGTTATCGCCGATGTTTTTTCTGGAAAGCGGATCGCATGTCGATTTTCTCAAAAATCCTTCCGAATAGCCCAATCTTGTGCCTTCATTTATTGCATTAGTGATGTTTTTGTCTTCAACTGCAACTTCTTTACCTATTTCGACGAAAAAAACAGCAAGACCCGTATCCTGGCATAAAGGTTTAGATTCGTTTTTTGCAATCTCGGCATTTAATAAAATTTTGTTCAAAACCGTTTTACCCTGTTCGGATATTTCTTGTCCAAAGGCAGTTTTAAGTCCGTTATACGTATCGTCGGGCAAGTTGACGCTGGAGTGAATTATTAAATTTTTAACGGCGTTTGAAATTTCTTCGGATTTTATAATCCTCATAGTCGATATAATTTATAATTATTTTTTTTGGTTATAAATATTTTACATTTTTTTAAAATTAATTCAAGTAAAAAATAAACCGTTATTATAAATTTTTATGAATGCAGAAACTGTTAGTCATATCGCAGGCAGATAATTCAGGCTGAATTACCGTGTGGTTTATTTTAAATTTTTCCTCCATAACGTCTTGGATGTTATTTATAATACAGCAAATATCCGAAGATTTAACGACGGTCGGTTCGACGAGTACATGGGCGCTCATAAGCTTAAAAGATTTTGACATACTCCATATGTGAAGGTCGTGGACATTTTTTACGCCCGGAGTTTTTAATATTTCCTCTTTGACTTGGGTAAAATCAATTTCTTTCGGCACTCCTTCAAGCAAAATGTTAATAGTTTCGTTAATCACCGAAAATGCGCCTAAAGCGAGAAGAGGCGATATCATAAGGCTTATAATCGGATCTATATAATAATAACCCGTTAAATAAATAATTATTCCGCCGGCAATAATCGATAAAGAAACCAAAGAATCGCCGAGTATATGGAAAAAAGAGCTTTTAAGATTTAAATTATGATGCATTCCGCCGTGTATTTTAAAACCTATAAAACCGTTAATAATTAAGCTTATAAGGGGGAAAATAATCATAATATGCGAATTGATTTTTTCGGGATGCATCAGTCTTAAATAGCTTTCGTATATTAAAATGGCTGAAAGTATAAGGAGTAAAAGGGAATTTAAAAGAGCGGCGAGTATTCCTATTCTGTGGTAGCCGTAAGTATTTTTTTCCGAAGGGCTTTTTCTTACCTGTATCTGTGCAAACCATGCCAAAAAAAGCGACGACGCATCGACTAAAACATGTCCAGATTCGGAATATAAAGCCATGCTTTTAGATAATAGGGCGCCCGTAAATTCAACCGCCAGTATTACCAAGGTCAGCAAAAAAGCTAATTTAAGTTTTTTTTCGGTTTGAAACGTTTCCGTAAAGAGGTTTGATGAATTGCTATGGTCATGATTATGTAGATGGTTAAGATTATGATTGCGGCTGTCGCTATGATTATGAATCTCTCCATGTACGCCGTATTCATTATCATCGTAAGAACAGATATTAGCCATAATGAAAGAATTATAGCATATTTTTAACCGCAGCGCCAAAAAATCGATTCAGATGCAGAAGTTATAAACAAATGCCGATTTAAAATTTATAAATTTTTTCATCCGGATTTAGGAATGCAATAAGTAATTGCTAACGACAGGATAAATTTAGTAAAATAACAAAACAATGAAGAAAGAAGAAAAAGAAACTATTTCGCTTTTAAGTTTTTCCCATTTTTTTTGCCATGTGGCAATACTTACATATCCGGCGATATTAATACTTATTAAAACTAAATTTAACGTAAATTATGAAACGCTTGGAGCTATTGCAGGCATTTACCTTTTTTTATTCGGCGCCGGATCGTTGCCCGTAGGTTTTATAGCGGATAAAATAAAAAAGAAACATATTTTGCGGGTTTATCTCGGCGGAATGGCTTTATTTTCTTTTGCGGCGGCTTTAGCGCCTAATTTTTTTATTTTCTCGCTGTCTATAATACTTATGGGGTTGATAGGGAGCATTTATCATCCTGTAGGTTTAAGCATGATGTCGTTTATAGGAAGCGATAAGCTCAGGGCGTTTGCTATACACGGCATAGCCGGCACTCTCGGAGTAGCTTTAAGCGCGGGTTTTGCCGGAATACTCGGTTATTTTTTCGGATATAATTTTCCGTACATGATACTCGGCATAATTTTTTTAATGATGTTGGCATGGTCTTATATTCTGAAACTGCAGTCTTCGGACTACGCTGAAGCATCCGAAATAACAAAAGGTATAGAAATAAAAAAAAGTTCGTCAAACATAAAAGCATTTCTTAATGAATTTTTTCATTTAAACCTGATGCTGATTTTTATCGCCGAGTTTTTGAACGGATTTGTTTTTCAGGGCGTATTTTCTTTTTTACCGGCTTATGTAGGAACTGAGCTTAAAAACTATATCTTTTTTCATAATCAAGCCGCCGCGGCAGGAGGGTTTTTTGTAACTTTTGCCCTTCTGGTAGGAGTTTTGTTTCAATATAACAGTACCAGAATAACGAAGAATTATAAATCAAACAGGGCTTTTGCTTTTTTAGTGCTAATAAGCGGAATTTTTCTTTTAATTTCCGGTTTTACCCACGATATTTTACTTTTTATTTCTGTTCTTGCATTTTCCGCTTTTAATTTCTCCATAAACCCTATTTCAAACCTTATGATAAGCGAAAACGCACATGAAAAATTCAGGGCTGCGGCATACGGCGTTTTTTTCTTTTCCGGTTTCGGCATAGGTTCGGTCGCGGCTCCCATAGGCGGCATAATAGCCCAAAAATTTGCGCTTCACTGGATTTTTGTCCTGTATGGAGTTATACTTCTTGTATCTTTTGGAGTGTCTTCGGCTATTAAAGAAGGAATATATAAATAAACTCAAATAAAAAAAATGAAAAAAATAAGGAGGACATTATGACAACAAAGAAAACTTCCATAGGTTTTATAGGAGCCGGCAACATGGCTTACGGACTAATAAAAGGAATAACCGGATCGAAATCCCGCGACTTAAAAATTTTTATTTACGATACCGACCCGTCGAGAGCCGACTTTGTAAAAAACTCTCTTGGAGTTAATTCTTTAAACAGCGTAGGCGAAGTAGTGGAAAATTGCGATATCGTTTTTATAGCCGTAAAACCTTATTCGGTGGAAAGCATCGTCGAAGTTGCGGCGGGGACTTTAAACAAATTGAAAAACGGAAATAATATTCCCGTGTTTGTTTCAATTGCCGGAGGCGTAAAAATAGATTTTATAGAAAGCGTATTTAAAAAGACGCTTAAAAACAATTCTTTTTTAAAAATATTCAGGATTATGCCCAATATAAATTCTTTAGCGGGAAAAGGAATAGGCGCAATGTGTTATAACGCCGGCGTATCCGAAGATGACATAGCCGAAGTTTCCGAAATACTGGAGCTGTCGTCGAAAATCATTCGCTTGGACGAAAAATATTTTGACGCCGTAACCGCTCTTAGCGGAAGCGGTCCCGCTTATATTTTTTTAATTGCGGAAGGACTTATAGAAGCCGGAGTTAAACTTGGACTTCCTAAGGATATTGCAAAAGAATTAAGTGTGCAGACTATACTAGGCTCCGCGGAACTTTTAAACAGTCCCGAATTTTCTAAGACTTCGACGAAAGATTTAAAAGATATGGTAACTTCGCCCGGCGGAACTACTGCATACGGACTTGCAAAACTAGAAGAAGGGCGCATTAAGTATGTTCTGGATTCTGCCGTCAATGCGGCATATTTAAGGGCAAAAGGATTGGTTTAAATATCATATTGCGGAAGATTATATTCTTTTAAAAGTTGCAAAAGTTTTTGCGTCGGAAGGCCGAGAACATTTTCAAACGAACCGCTATATGATTTTACTATTCCGTTTTCGTCTTGAATTCCGTAACTTCCGGCTCTGTCGAAAGGCTGATGGTCGGATATATAAGAATTTATTTCTTTATCGCTTAAAGGTTTTATCGTAACCAAGGTTTTATCGTAATCGGTAACGCCGATATTTTTATCTACGTTTACTATGCTTATTCCGGAATAAACTTCATGCGTTTTTCCGGAAAGGTCTTTTAACATGTTAAAAGCGTCATCTAAATTAAGAGGTTTTCCGTAAGCTTTGCCGTTAAAAAAAATAACTGTATCCGCACCTATAATATAGCTGTTTTTATAATTAAAGGCAACGCTTTCCGCTTTCATTAAGGCTAATTGCCGGACGAAATTTTCTATAGAAATATTTTCTTTTAATTTTAAATCTTCAAACTTAGGTTCATCGGTTATATTGTGATTTACCGCAATAAAATTAAACCCCAATTTTTTTAATAACGATATTCTTCTTTGGGAAGACGAAGCAAGAACGTATGCAGTGTCCATCTTTTAATTTATTTTTTTAATTTAGTAGGCCTGCTGCCGAATATTACGGTGCCTAATCTTACTATCGTTGCTCCTTCTTCTATTGCGGCTTCAAAATCGCCGGACGTGCCCATGGAAAGAACGGAAAGCTTATATTTATAAACGGATTTTAAGTTTATTTCGTCGATAAGCTCTTTTAAATGTTTAAAGTATTTTCTGCTTCCGCTTTCAAGCGGCGGCATAGTCATAAGTCCTGCGGCTCTAATATGTCGAAATTTATTTATTTCGGATATTAAACCGGTTAATTTTTCGGGCAATATTCCTCCTTTTGTTTTTTCTCCGGCAAGATTTACTTCTATTAAAATATTAGAGGTTATATTTTTTGCGGCTGAATGTTTTTCTATAATTTCTGTAAGTTCGATACCGTCCACCGAATGTATTAAATCAACTTTTCCGATAATATATTTTACTTTATTTTTTTGGAGGCGTCCTATAATATGCCAGATAATATCTTTTTTTTGGCTGAGCGTTTCAAATTTGGACAAAAATTCCTGAACGTAATTTTCTCCGAAAACTTTTACTCCGCTCTTTGCGGCTTCAATTATTTCATCCGCTGTTCTTGTTTTTGAAGCCGCAAGGAGCGTTATATCGGAAAAATTCCGGCCGCTTTTTAAGGCGGCGATTTTAATCTTCTCTTTAACGTTATTTATATTGTCCGATATCGGAATATTTATCATCTGCCTCTTTTCAGAAGTTCCATCGCTTTTTTCAGGCTGACCTGCATCCTGTTAAAAGATTTTGCAAGCGAACCTATCTCGTCGTTTCTGGGATGTTCGATTTCTTCTTCAAAATACCCCTTAGAAATTTCGTCGGCTAATTTAGACATTTTTGCTATCGGTTTAATTATTGCACTTTTTATAATAAAATAAAGGAATAAAATTATAAGAACTATAAAAATTACAGCTATGATTAAGGTTCCTGTTATAGAAACGGCAACAGGTTTTAAGGAATAAACTAACTTTATGCCGCCGAGAATATCCCCTGAAGAAGCTTTTGTATGACACGTAAGGCAGTTTATGCCTCTTGAATTTGTTTTTGCAACGAAAGAACGCCTACTTTAATTTCATACGGCAAAAAGTTTTTTGAAATTATTTCAGTTTGAATTTTGCTTGAGTTTAATATTTTATCATCGAACTTAGATTTAGAATTAGGCATTTCCTCCCTTAGTCCTTTCCCAAATTCCATGTTTACTACATTCCCCCTAATAACCTGGAATTTTTTGACGCCTTTTATTTTTTTATAAATAGAAAAAAGCTGTTTTCTATCCCTTTTTTTCATTATAGTTCCGTTAAGCATCATTGCATTAAGGCTGGAAAGAGTGGTTTTTGCTGTAACTATGGCATCATGCTTCGTTAAAGAAATAGCCAGCCGATAAGTATTGAAAACAATTAATGCAATCGGAATGATGACTAATAATAAGAGGGGAACGATAATTTTAGTTTTGATAGATACGTCTTTAAATGCTTGAAAAATGCTTTGCGACATAAGACACCTCTAAAATAATTAAAATAATATAATTTAATAAATAAAATATAATAATAGTTTAATTTTTTTATAAAATCAAATTATTGTTTTTCGGCTTTTTCCGGCAGCATCCATGATGCATATTCGCATTTAGGATAGTTAGAACAGCTGAAAAATTTTCTTCCCTTTTTTGTTCTTTTTTCTACAAGATAACCGCCGCATCCGGTAGGGCAAGGTATTTTGGATTGATTAACTTTTACCGGAATCGGTTTAATATTTTTACACTCCGGATATCCGCTGCATGAAAGAAATTTTCCATATCTGCCCGTTTTTATAACCATAGGCTTTCCGCATTTTTCGCAGATTTCTCCCGTTTCTTCATTTTCAGGTTTGATGTTTTCGCCGTCTTGACTTATTTTTTTTATTTCTTTTGTGTTTTTACACTCCGGATATCCGCTGCAGGCAAGAAATTTGCCGAACCGCCCCATTTTTATAACCATAGGCTTTCCGCATTTTTCGCAGATAACGTCGGTAGGTTCCGACGAACCCTTTATGTTTTTAATATTAACTTTGGCGTCTTTAAAGTTTTTCATAAATTTGTCGTAAAAATCGGCAAGCAGTTCTTTTCTGTTTAATAGTCCGTTTTCGACGTCGTCTAATTTTTTTTCCATATTAGCGGTGAATTTCAAGTTTATTATATCGGAAAAACCGGATTTTAAAATATCGGAAACGGTCATTCCAAGTTCCGTAGGTTTAAATTTTTGAGTTGTACTCCCTTTTTT
The DNA window shown above is from Candidatus Acidulodesulfobacterium acidiphilum and carries:
- a CDS encoding 2-oxoacid:acceptor oxidoreductase subunit alpha, translating into MSKNIKLMQGNEAVAEGAIIAGCDFFAGYPITPSSEVAEFLSSKLPKIGKVFLQMEDEIAALGAVLGAALGGAKAITATSGPGMSLKQENIGYASMCEIPCVIVNVMRGGPSTGLPTLPSQSDIMQAKWGTHGDHAIIAITPSSVNESLYETIRAFNLAVKYRTPVLLLTDEIIGHMREKVVIPDKSEVEIIDLKLPDVPPEKYNPYNYTSGKVTPLAPMGEGYRYHVTGLIHGETGFPSQKTDVIQNAENWLIDKIYKNIKDIEKFEEFMTGDADILVVAYGSTSRSVRQAISMARAAGIKVGMFRPITIWPFPEEQISNLSKKIKKVLVVEMNMGQIILEVQRAACGSKVYGLHVTNGEPITPDQIFAKIKEVSEN
- a CDS encoding 4Fe-4S dicluster domain-containing protein, with the translated sequence MKEVSGKGKKEDVKIDIIVNYCKGCEICVAFCPEGVLVMNKEVAEVADISKCTKCNICEYLCPDFSISVE
- the sucD gene encoding succinate--CoA ligase subunit alpha — encoded protein: MSILVNKNTNVLVQGITGKEGSFHAQKCIEYGTKVAAGVTPFKGKTLFNDSVPVYNTIKEAKKEHKIDATMVFVPAGFAAAGVIEAIEAEIPLIVCITEGIPVIDMLNVKAALNCSKSLMIGPNCPGIITADECKIGIMPGFIHKKGRVGVLSRSGTLTYEAVNQLTKAGFGETTCVGIGGDPIIGSPFISFLKMFEQDPETDAVVMIGEIGGTAEEEASEYVKNHMKKPVIGFIAGKTAPAGKRMGHAGAIISGGKGTASDKLKTMEKNGIYIADNPSVIAETVKKALNI
- a CDS encoding ADP-forming succinate--CoA ligase subunit beta; protein product: MDIHEYQAKELLNKHGIKTLKSILCFKPDEVYSAYKTLSSSVAVVKAQVHAGGRGKGGGVKIAKSADEAKSISEKMIGMNLVTAQTGKEGKLVKKVLVEEGAAIIKEFYLSLTVDRKNAAIAFVLSAEGGMEIEEVSKNHPEKILTVSVNPLYGLKSYHILEMSLFLGIDKNLFGGFSKLINLLYGAFIAEDISMLEINPLILTGSDEFIPLDAKIILDDNADFRHPYFKDLIDEDEEEPLEVKAKSVGLNYIKLDGNVGCMVNGAGLAMATMDTIKEFGAAPANFLDVGGTADAKRVETAFNILLSDKNVKGIFINIFGGIVKCDMVAEGVVSAAKNIGLKLPVVVRLEGTNADEAAKIIENSGMNFVSAESLADGAKKISKIVNG
- a CDS encoding Fe-S-containing hydro-lyase — protein: MSLIKITAPLDDEIISKLKTGDEVLINGTIYTARDAAHSRLVKLIEENKPLPFELKGQIIYYVGPTPEKPGEVIGSAGPTTSYRMDKYAPLLLEHGLKGMIGKGKRSAEVKEAIKKYKAVYFGAIGGAGALISKTITSSKVIAYEDLLSEAVRKLTVVDFPAIVVNDVYGGDLYEEGREKYKDKYR
- a CDS encoding fumarate hydratase, which translates into the protein MRIIKSEEISNAVKNLIIHSSVNLPDDTYNGLKTAFGQEISEQGKTVLNKILLNAEIAKNESKPLCQDTGLAVFFVEIGKEVAVEDKNITNAINEGTRLGYSEGFLRKSTCDPLSRKNIGDNTPAIIHYEFTDGEKIKIMYAAKGGGSENMSALKMMRPSDGKDGIIDFAVETMRSAGPNPCPPNIVGIGIGGNFERSAILAKKSLFRKLNEPNADPELAEMEKIIFEKINNIGTGPMGFGGVCTVLGVHITKEPCHIASMPVALNVECHSHRHSEIIL
- a CDS encoding cation transporter, translated to MANICSYDDNEYGVHGEIHNHSDSRNHNLNHLHNHDHSNSSNLFTETFQTEKKLKLAFLLTLVILAVEFTGALLSKSMALYSESGHVLVDASSLFLAWFAQIQVRKSPSEKNTYGYHRIGILAALLNSLLLLILSAILIYESYLRLMHPEKINSHIMIIFPLISLIINGFIGFKIHGGMHHNLNLKSSFFHILGDSLVSLSIIAGGIIIYLTGYYYIDPIISLMISPLLALGAFSVINETINILLEGVPKEIDFTQVKEEILKTPGVKNVHDLHIWSMSKSFKLMSAHVLVEPTVVKSSDICCIINNIQDVMEEKFKINHTVIQPELSACDMTNSFCIHKNL
- a CDS encoding MFS transporter produces the protein MKKEEKETISLLSFSHFFCHVAILTYPAILILIKTKFNVNYETLGAIAGIYLFLFGAGSLPVGFIADKIKKKHILRVYLGGMALFSFAAALAPNFFIFSLSIILMGLIGSIYHPVGLSMMSFIGSDKLRAFAIHGIAGTLGVALSAGFAGILGYFFGYNFPYMILGIIFLMMLAWSYILKLQSSDYAEASEITKGIEIKKSSSNIKAFLNEFFHLNLMLIFIAEFLNGFVFQGVFSFLPAYVGTELKNYIFFHNQAAAAGGFFVTFALLVGVLFQYNSTRITKNYKSNRAFAFLVLISGIFLLISGFTHDILLFISVLAFSAFNFSINPISNLMISENAHEKFRAAAYGVFFFSGFGIGSVAAPIGGIIAQKFALHWIFVLYGVILLVSFGVSSAIKEGIYK
- the proC gene encoding pyrroline-5-carboxylate reductase, with translation MTTKKTSIGFIGAGNMAYGLIKGITGSKSRDLKIFIYDTDPSRADFVKNSLGVNSLNSVGEVVENCDIVFIAVKPYSVESIVEVAAGTLNKLKNGNNIPVFVSIAGGVKIDFIESVFKKTLKNNSFLKIFRIMPNINSLAGKGIGAMCYNAGVSEDDIAEVSEILELSSKIIRLDEKYFDAVTALSGSGPAYIFLIAEGLIEAGVKLGLPKDIAKELSVQTILGSAELLNSPEFSKTSTKDLKDMVTSPGGTTAYGLAKLEEGRIKYVLDSAVNAAYLRAKGLV
- the maf gene encoding septum formation protein Maf, which encodes MDTAYVLASSSQRRISLLKKLGFNFIAVNHNITDEPKFEDLKLKENISIENFVRQLALMKAESVAFNYKNSYIIGADTVIFFNGKAYGKPLNLDDAFNMLKDLSGKTHEVYSGISIVNVDKNIGVTDYDKTLVTIKPLSDKEINSYISDHQPFDRAGSYGIQDENGIVKSYSGSFENVLGLPTQKLLQLLKEYNLPQYDI
- a CDS encoding YggS family pyridoxal phosphate-dependent enzyme, which produces MINIPISDNINNVKEKIKIAALKSGRNFSDITLLAASKTRTADEIIEAAKSGVKVFGENYVQEFLSKFETLSQKKDIIWHIIGRLQKNKVKYIIGKVDLIHSVDGIELTEIIEKHSAAKNITSNILIEVNLAGEKTKGGILPEKLTGLISEINKFRHIRAAGLMTMPPLESGSRKYFKHLKELIDEINLKSVYKYKLSVLSMGTSGDFEAAIEEGATIVRLGTVIFGSRPTKLKK
- a CDS encoding HAMP domain-containing protein, encoding MNCLTCHTKASSGDILGGIKLVYSLKPVAVSITGTLIIAVIFIVLIILFLYFIIKSAIIKPIAKMSKLADEISKGYFEEEIEHPRNDEIGSLAKSFNRMQVSLKKAMELLKRGR